A section of the Pochonia chlamydosporia 170 chromosome 2, whole genome shotgun sequence genome encodes:
- a CDS encoding Zn(2)-C6 fungal-type DNA-binding domain-containing protein (similar to Metarhizium robertsii ARSEF 23 XP_011410859.1): MSSQRSQIVRAPSEETITGNKSVFLAGTTTAVDNVDWREKLSASLCEHPITIFNPNRPDWDSTWREDVNFAPYREQVLWELDKQVKADLVVVYFHPATLAPISLLELGLSAQVPGKVIAIAPEGYAKRGNVQIVCQKFGIEFLDNMDELHGIIIDKLQLN, translated from the coding sequence ATGAGCTCTCAGCGAAGCCAGATCGTGCGCGCGCCTTCAGAGGAGACCATAACCGGCAATAAATCCGTCTTCCTCGCAGGCACAACTACCGCCGTGGACAATGTTGACTGGCGCGAGAAGCTGTCTGCCTCGCTCTGCGAGCACCCGATAACCATTTTTAATCCCAACCGCCCAGACTGGGATAGCACATGGCGCGAGGACGTTAACTTTGCACCCTATCGTGAGCAAGTCCTGTGGGAGCTCGACAAACAGGTCAAGGCCGACCTTGTTGTGGTATACTTCCACCCAGCTACGTTGGCTCCGATAAGTCTTTTGGAACTCGGTCTTTCTGCACAGGTTCCAGGCAAAGTTATTGCCATAGCTCCGGAGGGATACGCGAAGAGGGGTAATGTGCAAATTGTTTGTCAGAAGTTTGGGATTGAGTTCCTGGATAATATGGACGAGTTACATGGGATTATCATTGATAAGTTACAATTGAATTGA
- a CDS encoding Salicylate synthase (similar to Metarhizium robertsii ARSEF 23 XP_007820624.1), whose amino-acid sequence MLSETTTLPKAPGSALDAVVGILSKYQGGEYYTYEDSDTWYIGIGSHASLVVSPDGKTATKFSHDEKKESFPVAGSLNNTARAFVTENSSLGRIFGQVGFNYSAIVSGQSYNCGHWPVLSLVDLIGGAIPTLSTAFMEVDVEMGRDDYISRVGLAISQIKEGRYCKAIPSRMVNLPKRVDMLATLYHGRRANTPARTFTVSHAGIQATGFSPEVLLSIKNDTVFTEALAGTQLSNAADSKLTNNALLNDPKEVMEHCIAIKGSIRRLSHICPPESISVKDFMSFMPRGNVQRLFSHVSGTLRPGTDGWDALLGLVANITVPGMPGQGNMEAINTFEPHPRDMYCGAVLMLDPAASLFEATLVIRTVFQDEQRQWLQAGAGVTALSKPEREFTETCEKLGSIFPYVVAETEA is encoded by the coding sequence ATGCTTTCTGAGACGACTACGCTGCCCAAAGCTCCGGGAAGCGCCCTCGACGCAGTCGTTGGCATACTTTCAAAATACCAAGGCGGCGAGTACTACACATATGAAGATAGCGATACTTGGTACATCggcattggcagccatgCCTCACTGGTAGTTTCACCAGATGGTAAAACCGCAACCAAGTTTAGCCATGACGAGAAGAAAGAGTCCTTCCCTGTCGCTGGGTCTTTAAACAACACTGCTAGAGCCTTCGTGACAGAGAATTCTTCCCTCGGCAGGATCtttggccaagttggttTCAATTACTCTGCTATCGTCTCTGGCCAGTCATACAATTGTGGTCACTGGCCAGTACTGAGCCTGGTAGACCTCATTGGTGGTGCCATTCCGACTTTGTCTACTGCCTTCATGGAAGTCGATGTGGAGATGGGTCGTGACGACTACATCTCACGAGTCGGGCTGGCCATATCGCAAATCAAGGAAGGCAGATATTGCAAGGCCATTCCCTCTCGAATGGTCAATCTACCAAAGCGTGTTGACATGCTGGCTACTCTTTACCATGGCCGGCGTGCTAATACCCCAGCGCGAACGTTTACCGTTAGCCATGCTGGAATACAAGCTACAGGATTCAGTCCCGAGGTACTGCTGTCCATCAAGAATGATACTGTATTCACCGAAGCCCTTGCGGGTACACAGCTATCCAATGCAGCAGACTCGAAACTCACTAATAATGCGCTACTCAACGATCCTAAGGAAGTCATGGAGCACTGCATCGCTATCAAGGGCTCAATCCGGAGATTGAGTCACATTTGTCCCCCAGAGAGTATTTCCGTCAAAGATTTCATGTCATTTATGCCTCGAGGCAATGTACAGCGTCTCTTTTCTCACGTCTCAGGCACTCTCAGACCTGGAACTGATGGCTGGGACGCTCTCCTGGGTTTGGTTGCAAACATTACCGTTCCAGGCATGCCGGGTCAGGGAAACATGGAGGCTATCAACACTTTTGAACCGCACCCCAGGGACATGTACTGCGGAGCAGTACTCATGCTAGATCCTGCGGCCAGCTTGTTCGAAGCAACACTCGTTATTCGCACGGTCTTTCAGGATGAGCAGCGTCAATGGCTGCAAGCTGGTGCCGGGGTCACTGCTCTTTCTAAGCCGGAGCGAGAATTCACAGAAACTTGTGAGAAGTTGGGTAGCATATTTCCCTACGTGGTGGCAGAAACAGAGGCGTGA
- a CDS encoding Na/K ATPase alpha 1 subunit (similar to Neosartorya fischeri NRRL 181 XP_001261377.1) translates to MAPPGSLKWRVGDEETARSTARTTFVETEKGEGSDSRRRSRSRSRRRSRSIDPANALPIQHRTLSIDIEEARRADYRKSGDRTRDAIVSKFESTEWHKLATEEIQKRLSVDTQSGLSTSDAQKRLQEHGKNKITPIPNPILWTIFGYFFKGFGGILFVGGILVMVSWKPLGNPPAVANLALGIVLFATFLLQAAFSAWQDWSSSRVMKTINAMLPESCVILRDGVRSEVQAMDIAPGDIIFLKAGNKIPADLRFLEVSHDTTIDRAVLTGESKPIKATLESTDDNYLETHCIGLQGTHCVSGSATGIVVATGDSTVFGQIAKLSGEPKTGLTTIEKEVLRFVLLIVAIMGTWIVILVSIWGGWLRKEHPNWINVPALIVSCVSVTIAYIPEGLPIATSASLTITANLMKKHKILCKSLKTVETLGAVSVICSDKTGTLTRNKMFATDYSLGTTKLVVGESEKEMQSPATQQVRAIAGLCNSAEFDQSSASLPLADRHIFGDATDQAALRFSESLGPVSALRDACKFIFELAFNSKNKFMAKAFKFQNGQGRSICLSPAENGSVEADSLFLSVKGAPDILIERCTSILMPDGTVSPLTSDVKSRVLLMKDEWSMNGKRVILLARKLIREPNILPEPGSPDLEAKMMEELQGGLTLVSLLGIVDPPRQEIPEVVKTLHGAGIRVFMVTGDFGLTALAIARQCNIVTRDSVHGISNLVRFPSANDDTHKPTPTAAILLNGSDLITLNDHQWSQLCAYPEIVFARTTPDQKLRIVRELQSRDEVVGMTGDGVNDAPALKAADIGISLSSGSDIAIEAADMVLLDSFGAIVEAVRYGRLVFDNLKKVIAYLLPAGSWSEFWPVFANIAFGIPQILSSFLMIIICCFTDCIGSIALAYEVPEADVLLRPPRNTKKTRLVNWQLMFHAYAFTGMIETTLSFTMAFWYLQRNGIPFSDLWFKFGELPSYIDPDYYNSQLNVASSIYFINLVIMQWFNLMAVRTRTRSIFQHPPLFNKETQNLLLFPAILIALGLAVIWLYIPELQVVLSTAGPPVEFYFYPAALGIGLLGLDEIRKAMVRRYPDGLLAKMAW, encoded by the exons atggcacccCCGGGATCACTGAAATGGCGAGTCGGCGATGAGGAGACAGCCCGTAGCACTGCTAGGACGACTTTCGTCGAGACAGAGAAAGGCGAAGGCTCGGACTCTCGCAGAAGGTCTCGATCACGGAGCCGCCGCAGGAGTCGCAGCATCGACCCAGCCAATGCCTTGCCAATCCAGCATCGCACTCT GTcaattgacattgaagaagCTCGGAGGGCTGATTATCGCAAGAGCGGTGATAGAACTAGAGATGCTATCGTTTCAA AGTTTGAATCGACAGAATGGCATAAACTAGCCACTGAAGAGATCCAGAAACGTCTCAGCGTCGACACACAGTCCGGCCTCTCGACATCCGATGCGCAAAAGCGTCTACAGGAGCATGGCAAAAACAAGATTACACCAATTCCCAACCCCATTCTCTGGACTATTTTCGGATATTTCTTCAAAGGCTTTGGAGGTATTCTGTTTGTGGGCGGAATCCTCGTCATGGTCTCCTGGAAACCGCTGGGAAATCCACCAGCCGTCGCAAATCTTGCCCTGGGCATAGTACTGTTTGCTACATTTCTTTTGCAGGCAGCATTCAGTGCATGGCAGGACTGGTCGTCTTCTCGTGTGATGAAAACCATCAATGCTATGCTGCCGGAATCGTGTGTGATCCTTCGTGATGGCGTACGCAGCGAGGTTCAGGCTATGGACATTGCCCCAGGTGATATTATTTTTCTCAAGGCGGGCAATAAAATCCCTGCAGACTTGCGTTTCTTGGAGGTTTCACATGATACAACTATTGATCGAGCAGTCCTTACTG GAGAGTCAAAGCCAATCAAGGCTACTTTGGAGTCGACCGACGACAATTACCTCGAGACGCACTGCATAGGCCTTCAAGGAACACATTGTGTCTCGGGAAGTGCTACTGGTATTGTGGTTGCAACTGGTGATTCTACTGTATTTGGCCAGATCGCGAAGCTCTCTGGTGAACCGAAGACAGGTTTAACCACGATTGAAAAGGAGGTATTGCGCTTTGTGCTGCTAATTGTTGCAATCATGGGAACCTGGATTGTGATTCTAGTTTCTATTTG GGGAGGCTGGCTTCGCAAAGAGCACCCAAATTGGATCAACGTGCCTGCGCTCATTGTTTCCTGCGTTTCCGTTACCATCGCATACATTCCAGAAGGTTTGCCCATTGCTACAAGTGCCAGTTTGACTATCACAGCAaacttgatgaagaagcatAAAATCTTGTGCAAGTCTCTCAAAACAGTAGAGACCTTGGGTGCGGTATCGGTCATTTGTTCTGACAAGACCGGAACTCTGACGAGG AATAAAATGTTTGCCACAGACTACTCCTTGGGGACCACCAAACTAGTTGTTGGCGAATCCGAGAAAGAAATGCAATCTCCCGCAACCCAACAGGTTCGAGCGATTGCTGGTCTTTGCAACTCGGCCGAGTTCGACCAGTCTTCAGCCTCACTTCCTTTAGCAGACCGACACATCTTCGGTGATGCAACGGATCAGGCGGCTCTGAGATTCTCGGAGAGTCTCGGACCCGTGTCTGCTCTGCGTGACGCCTGCAAATTCATTTTTGAACTTGCCTTTAACAGCAAAAATAAGTTCATGGCGAAGGCGTTCAAGTTCCAGAACGGTCAAGGTCGCAGTATTTGCCTCTCTCCTGCGGAAAATGGCAGTGTCGAGGCAGACAGTCT TTTTCTTTCTGTAAAAGGTGCTCCGGACATCTTGATTGAGCGGTGCACATCCATTCTCATGCCTGATGGAACAGTATCTCCCCTGACGAGCGATGTCAAATCCAGAGTATTACTGATGAAAGATGAATGGTCTATGAATGGAAAACGAGTCATTCTACTGGCAAGAAAGCTTATAAGAGAGCCGAACATACTCCCCGAGCCCGGGTCGCCTGATCTGGAAGCTAAAATGATGGAGGAATTGCAAGGAGGTCTCACTTTGGTCAGCCTATTGGGAATTGTCGATCCGCCTAGGCAAGAGATACCCGAAGTGGTTAAAACTCTTCACGGTGCTGGGATTCGGGTTTTCATG GTCACTGGAGATTTCGGACTCACGGCTCTCGCCATTGCACGACAGTGCAATATTGTGACCAGAGATTCTGTCCATGGCATCTCAAATCTCGTGCGATTTCCCTCTGCAAATGATGATACTCACAAGCCTACACCTACAGCAGCAATTCTCTTAAACGGCTCCGATCTCATCACTCTCAATGATCATCAATGGAGCCAACTTTGTGCGTATCCTGAAATTGTATTTGCCCGCACAACCCCCGATCAGAAACTCCGAATTGTTCGCGAGTTGCAGTCCCGAGATGAGGTTGTCGGTATGACGGGCGATGGTGTAAACGACGCCCCAGCTCTGAAAGCTGCGGACATCGGCATTAGTCTTTCCAGCGGCTCAGATATCGCCATTGAGGCGGCCGATATGGTCTTGCTTGATTCATTCGGCGCTATTGTCGAGGCTGTCCGCTATGGCCGACTGGTGTTCGATAACCTGAAGAAGGTCATTGCCTACTTGCTTCCTGCTGGTTCGTGGTCTGAGTTTTGGCCCGTCTTTGCAAACATTGCCTTTGGTATCCCTCAAATTTTGTCATCTTTCTTGATGATCATCATTTG TTGCTTCACTGACTGCATCGGCTCCATTGCTCTTGCATATGAGGTTCCTGAAGCAGATGTTCTGCTTAGACCCCCACGCAACACCAAGAAAACGAGACTTGTAAACTGGCAGCTCATGTTTCACGCTTACGCCTTCACTGGCATGATTGAAACAACTTTATCATTTACCATGGCCTTTTGGTATTTGCAGCGAAACGGAATCCCATTTTCCGACCTCTGGTTCAAGTTCGGAGAACTGCCCTCTTACATCGACCCGGACTATTATAACTCGCAGCTGAACGTGGCTAGTTCCATCTACTTTATCAACCTGGTTATCAT GCAATGGTTCAACTTGATGGCGGTCCGTACTCGAACCCGCTCCATCTTCCAGCATCCTCCCTTGTTCAACAAAGAGACTCAAAATCTACTACTCTTCCCCGCCATTCTTATTGCCTTGGGACTTGCTGTAATTTGGCTCTACATTCCCGAGCTGCAGGTCGTTCTGAGCACTGCAGGTCCCCCGGTCGAGTTCTATTTCTATCCTGCTGCGCTTGGCATTGGACtacttggcttggatgaaaTTAGAAAGGCTATGGTTCGACGATATCCCGATGGTCTTCTCGCAAAGATGGCTTGGTAA
- a CDS encoding serine protein kinase (similar to Aspergillus flavus NRRL3357 XP_002385169.1) has product MYVLVGAVYSQVKTMFCLPFLCRNGKYVALKILVSDASGQTSEVQILHTVSDCAPSEGQRYITQPLGEFEHSRPNGRHKCLVFEPLGPSINSMVEELPQLKPRKRHMKVRYPPDMAKSILKQSLQALAFLHGNGIAHGDFQPGDMLFTVPYIDSIPEEELRQEENVESGSISPPDERKDGKEDLLAPRYLCIAQPLAPFTHYAKGFKIKLSDMGGDPPQKPVTPVGLRAPEMIFKGEVNKSLDVWSFGCLVFELIAGQQLFCIPGSDDEDDEHLLTLTERLGPPPDRLFDQWKTFSLYFTPDRTLFNVALGGVADGEEPLMLEQESMEDAFDKAVPEIDEEESRKVKTLIRWILQYEPSRRPSPAEILRDPWFTGIEVDETTVEESPA; this is encoded by the exons ATGTATGTTCTGGTTGGTGCCGTGTACTCTCAAGTTAAAACCATGTTTTGCTTACCCTTTCTTTGCAGAAACGGAAAATATGTCGCGCTGAAAATTCTTGTCTCCGACGCCTCTGGGCAGACAAGCGAGGTACAGATATTGCACACCGTCAGCGACTGCGCACCATCAGAGGGCCAGCGCTACATCACTCAGCCACTCGGCGAATTTGAACACAGCAGGCCCAATGGTCGTCACAAGTGCCTGGTATTTGAGCCCTTGGGGCCGAGCATAAATAGCATGGTCGAGGAGCTACCCCAGCTCAAACCTCGAAAGCGGCACATGAAAGTGCGATACCCGCCTGACATGGCAAAGAGTATTCTTAAGCAGTCTCTGCAGGCTTTGGCTTTTCTTcacggcaatggcattgcCCATGGAGACTTTCAGCCGGGAGATATGCTATTCACTGTTCCTTACATTGACTCGATACCCGAGGAAGAACTTCGACAAGAGGAAAACGTGGAGAGCGGTTCGATATCGCCACCTGACGAGAGGAAAGATGGTAAAGAAGATTTGTTGGCTCCAAGATATCTTTGTATTGCACAGCCACTGGCACCCTTCACCCACTATGCAAAGGGTTTCAAGATCAAGTTGTCCGATATGGGCGGTG ACCCGCCACAGAAGCCCGTCACTCCAGTCGGACTTCGAGCGCCTGAAATGATTTTTAAGGGAGAAGTAAATAAAAGCCTTGACGTCTGGAGTTTTGGCTGCCTTGTATTTGAGCTTATTGCAGGGCAACAGCTCTTCTGCATCCCGGGTTctgacgatgaagacgatgagcaTCTCCTTACCCTCACGGAACGGCTCGGGCCGCCTCCAGATCGGCTCTTCGATCAATGGAAGACGTTTTCTCTATACTTCACTCCAGACAGAACGCTCTTTAACGTTGCACTTGGTGGGGTAGCAGATGGTGAGGAGCCACTGATGCTGGAACAAGAGTCTATGGAGGATGCGTTTGATAAAGCAGTGCccgagattgatgaggaggaaagCCGGAAGGTGAAGACGCTTATTCGATGGATTCTGCAATACGAGCCTTCCAGAAGACCTTCGCCTGCTGAGATTTTGCGTGACCCATGGTTTACTGGGATTGAGGTGGATGAGACCACGGTCGAGGAATCTCCAGCTTAG
- a CDS encoding oligopeptide transporter (similar to Aspergillus flavus NRRL3357 XP_002373809.1) has translation MAENKETHVEPQAAAPVVADEKHPREASINDFDIAHDHGHNEVAILRKDYEDKPTDEEFATLRRVPGKIPTVAYLLCAVEFCERASYYGCAQIWTNYINRPLPKGGNGFGAVPAGSQTTQGALGMGEAIANATTQSFSLLAYCLPLFVGYLADTKFGRYNMIFWGVIICGVGHVLIVAGGAKELIANGTAKIPFFLGVYILAIGAAMFKPNVTPLLLDQMKSHVPKVVTLKSGERVIEDPEHSTERVMLWFYLLINIGAFMSTATSYSARYVGWWLAFLLPLLLYLPLPLLLIWLKPRLVLHKPGGSDLPNVFRAIGHGMANGGFFRIGRAGWWENAKPSVRAEKGLSPETHYSDEFVVDVQRTMQATGMFCFFPVQYWNDNGLGNSANYLGTMLTGNGVPNDVIGNFNSLSIILLGPLLNYGLYPLLRKGRIHYGPVARICTGFFLSTLAGVGYAVLCYKAYETSPCGWYGSSDPECVENGLVSPISLWWEAIPYALGGFSELFINVPAYGIAYSRAPVNMRGLVSAINLFNTGFAYIVNLAASAAIADPHLIWDFAGPAILGAIVTVAFWFIFKHIDREEYVLSTTQTSEAVEAEVIEDSEAAAGHRH, from the exons ATGG CGGAAAACAAGGAAACCCACGTGGAGCcgcaggctgctgctcctgTGGTCGCCGATGAGAAACACCCAAGAGAAGCGTCCATCAATGACTTTGATATCGCTCACGACCACGGCCACAATGAGGTTGCGATCCTGAGAAAAGACTACGAGGACAAGCCGACCGACGAGGAGTTTGCTACCCTCCGCCGTGTTCCTGGCAAGATTCCCACCGTCGCGTATCTGCTCTGCGCTGTAGAGTTTTGCGAGCGCGCTTCCTACTATG GCTGCGCTCAAATCTGGACAAACTACATCAACCGTCCTCTTCCTAAAGGTGGAAATGGCTTTGGTGCAGTCCCAGCCGGAAGCCAGACCACTCAGGGTGCATTGGGTATGGGTGAAGCCATTGCT AATGCCACGACCCAATCCTTCAGTCTGCTAGCCTATTGTCTCCCCCTCTTCGTCGGATATCTCGCCGACACCAAGTTTGGTCGCTACAACATGATCTTCTGGGGTGTCATCATCTGCGGTGTCGGTCACGTCCTCATCGTTGCAGGCGGTGCCAAGGAACTCATCGCCAATGGAACCGCCAAAAtccccttcttcctcggcgtGTACATTCTCGCCATTGGAGCTG CCATGTTCAAGCCCAACGTCACAccccttcttctcgaccAGATGAAGTCCCACGTGCCCAAAGTCGTTACCCTTAAGTCTGGCGAGCGAGTTATCGAAGACCCCGAGCACTCCACCGAGAGAGTCATGCTGTGGTTCTACCtgctcatcaacattggcgCCTTCATGTCCACTGCCACCTCGTACTCTGCACGATACGTCGGTTGGTGGTTGGCTTTCCTGCTCCCCTTGCTGCTTTACcttcctcttccccttcttctgATCTGGTTGAAGCCCCGTCTTGTTCTGCACAAGCCTGGCGGTTCCGATCTGCCTAATGTGTTCCGTGCCATCGGCCACGGCATGGCAAATGGGGGCTTCTTCAGAATTGGTCGCGCTGGATGGTGGGAGAATGCGAAGCCTTCTGTTAGAGCTGAGAAGGGATTGTCGCCTGAGACTCACTACAGCGATGAGTTTGTCGTTGATGTGCAGCGAACTATGCAGGCTACTGGCATGTTTTGCTTCTTCCCTGTTCAGTACTGGAACGATAACGG TCTTGGAAACTCTGCCAACTACCTGGGCACTATGCTCACTGGCAACGGCGTGCCAAACGACGTTATCGGCAACTTCAACTCCCTCAGTATCATTCTCCTCGGTCCTCTCCTTAAT TACGGACTCTACCCCCTCCTGCGAAAGGGCAGAATTCACTACGGCCCCGTCGCCCGTATCTGCACCGGTTTCTTCCTCAGCACCCTCGCAGGCGTCGGCTACGCAGTCCTCTGCTACAAGGCCTACGAGACATCCCCCTGCGGCTGGTACGGCTCTTCTGACCCTGAGTGTGTTGAGAATGGTCTCGTCTCGCCTATCTCTCTCTGGTGGGAAGCCATCCCATATGCCCTCGGTGGATTTTCCGAACTCTTCATCAACGTGCCTG CCTATGGAATCGCTTACTCACGTGCTCCCGTCAACATGAGAGGCTTGGTCTCGGCCATTAACCTCTTCAACACTGGTTTCGCATACATTGTCaacttggctgcttctgctgctaTTGCTGATCCCCACTTGATTTGGGACTTTGCTGGCCCTGCTATCTTGGGCGCTATCGTCACTGTTGCTTTT TGGTTTATTTTCAAGCACATTGACAGAGAGGAGTACGTGCTTTCAACTACCCAGACTAGCGAGGCTGTTGAGGCGGAAGTTATTGAGGACTCTGAGGCTGCCGCTGGGCACCGTCATTAA
- a CDS encoding cytochrome P450 oxidoreductase (similar to Neosartorya fischeri NRRL 181 XP_001260901.1) produces the protein MESSYLLAFFTVVSRDSRLLVPALAIALLAAWRIYTFTLLPWLYPNDPKEYPYWIPVVGHLRSFFKNSSQLISEARLYFYDTREPFALSVAGQKWYVITKSEDVAATYKMEHLSYDVFAVEVMRMIGVSEDGIRKAFQTHLINKDGSVGESKHLVRLCKEYQLEQLSPGNRLDTLVQPSLQFIKQHLDLKSIQHRGANWYTSTSPQSDSLVVALYQWVSDIFIDLGTKAYFGDKLMQIEPDLIRTFISFETLSWQAMYQYPSFLCGEMLAAKAKMQNAMKEYFAAPRAERPDMSWFISKIEDETDRLQTAPADSAIFFFQLFWSINGNTRKAPFWMLSYLLFGNKELIDTIRVETAPAIRDDGSIDVAYLINDKTCPHLNSIWDETVRLTAFAASVRFLTHDVQLGGKTLRKGNRLMMPQRQLHFSTHAFGDTASEFDPDRFLKDAGLRRNPSLRPFGGGTTMCPGRNLAKQTTLAFVTLVLHSFDIELDPSDQKFPQPAEGKPSIGLVDVQEGHEVFVRLRQRERNS, from the exons ATGGAGTCTTCGTATCTATTGGCGTTTTTCACGGTAGTCTCCCGGGACTCTCGTCTGCTTGTACCGGCATTGGCAATCGCACTCCTTGCTGCTTGGAGAATCTACACATTCACActtctgccatggctgtatCCAAACGACCCAAAGGAATATCCGTACTGGATTCCGGTGGTGG GCCATTTGCGATCATTCTTCAAGAACTCGAGTCAATTAATCTCAGAAGCCAG ACTATATTTCTATGACACAAGAGAGCCATTCGCTCTCTCTGTTGCCGGCCAGAAATGGTACGTCATCACCAAGTCGGAAGATGTCGCAGCGACCTACAAGATGGAGCATCTATCATACGACGTTTTCGCTGTCGAAGTAATGCGCATGATTGGGGTTTCAGAAGATGGCATCCGAAAAGCCTTCCAAAcccacctcatcaacaaggacGGGAGTGTTGGTGAATCCAAGCATCTCGTGCGACTGTGCAAAGAATACCAGCTTGAACAACTATCGCCTGGAAATCGATTAGACACCCTTGTACAGCCATCACTTCAGTTCATAAAACAGCATTTGGACCTCAAATCGATACAACACAGAGGCGCAAACTGGTACACGTCCACCAGTCCTCAATCAGACAGCTTGGTTGTGGCTCTATACCAATGGGTTTCAGATATCTTCATCGATCTAGGCACCAAAGCGTACTTTGGAGACAAACTCATGCAAATTGAGCCGGATTTGATTCGGACATTTATTTCTTTCGAGACCTTGTCCTGGCAAGCCATGTATCAATACCCCAGCTTCTTGTGCGGAGAGATGCTagcagccaaggcgaagATGCAGAATGCGATGAAAGAATATTTCGCGGCGCCAAGGGCGGAAAGACCTGACATGTCTTGGTTTATATCAaagattgaagatgagaCCGATCGCCTGCAGACAGCGCCAGCTGACTCTGCAATCTTTTTCTTCCAGCTGTTTTGGAG CATAAATGGAAACACGCGAAAGGCTCCTTTTTGGATGCTATCATACCTTCTTTTCGGTAACAAGGAGTTAATTGACACCATTCGCGTTGAAACCGCTCCCGCGATCCGCGACGATGGCAGCATCGACGTCGCCTATCTCATCAACGATAAAACATGTCCTCACCTAAATAGCATATGGGATGAAACTGTCAGATTGACAGCCTTTGCCGCCTCTGTGCGATTCCTCACGCATGACGTTCAATTAGGTGGAAAGACGCTCCGAAAAGGCAATCGATTGATGATGCCACAGCGGCAACTGCATTTTAGCACACACGCCTTTGGAGACACAGCATCAGAATTCGACCCCGATCGGTTCTTGAAAGATGCTGGTCTGCGAAGGAATCCGAGTTTAAGACCGTTTGGTGGCGGCACGACAATGTGCCCGGGTCGGAATTTGGCAAAGCAGACGACGTTGGCGTTTGTGACGCTGGTTTTGCATTCGTTCGATATTGAGTTGGATCCTTCTGATCAGAAGTTTCCTCAGCCAGCTGAGGGGAAGCCTTCTATTGGTTTGGTGGATGTGCAGGAGGGTCATGAAGTGTTTGTGAGGTTGAGGCAGAGAGAACGGAATAGTTGA